From Saccharothrix espanaensis DSM 44229, the proteins below share one genomic window:
- a CDS encoding TetR/AcrR family transcriptional regulator: MATETRQRQADRSAGTRRKLMEATVECLVEFGWSGTTTTVVAERAGVSRGAQLHHFRTRGELVAAAVEHLGAESVFQLKERAAVVGGASPGERITAVVELIADFYASDLFTAALELWVAARTDESLKTVVVPLEVRLGRETHRLAVELLDADETKPGVREAVQITLDLVRGLALANQLTDDGKRRKRIVRHWARMLEASL, translated from the coding sequence ATGGCCACGGAGACCAGACAGCGGCAGGCCGACCGCAGTGCGGGCACGCGGCGCAAGCTCATGGAGGCGACTGTCGAGTGCCTGGTCGAGTTCGGCTGGTCGGGCACCACGACCACGGTCGTCGCCGAGCGCGCGGGCGTGTCCCGGGGTGCTCAGTTGCACCACTTCCGCACTCGCGGTGAGCTCGTCGCCGCGGCCGTCGAGCATCTGGGCGCGGAAAGCGTTTTCCAGCTGAAGGAACGGGCTGCGGTCGTCGGGGGCGCGTCCCCGGGGGAGCGCATCACCGCAGTGGTCGAGCTGATCGCCGACTTCTACGCCAGCGACCTGTTCACCGCCGCCCTCGAACTGTGGGTGGCCGCGCGCACCGACGAATCGCTGAAAACCGTCGTCGTGCCGCTGGAAGTCCGGCTGGGCCGAGAAACCCACCGCCTCGCGGTGGAGCTGCTCGACGCCGACGAGACGAAACCGGGCGTCCGCGAGGCCGTGCAGATCACCCTCGACCTGGTGCGCGGGCTGGCCTTGGCCAACCAGCTCACCGACGACGGCAAGCGGCGCAAGCGGATCGTCCGGCACTGGGCGCGGATGTTGGAGGCTTCGCTGTGA
- a CDS encoding TIGR03084 family metal-binding protein encodes MINEILDDLRAESAVLDDLVAPLDDWSAPTPAAGWTVAHQISHLRWTDRIAVLAATDPDAFAERLKTASPDLVDVGAAEPVTLAEWRASRVALEEALLGVPAGGKVPWFGPPMSPASMATARLMETWAHGQDVADALGVVREPTARLKHVAHIAVRAFGYAFLVNGMSAPQEPVRVQLTGPGGEVWAWGPEDAENRITGPALDFCLLATRRRHRDDLAVTAVGDVARAWLPIAQAFAGPPGSGREKESS; translated from the coding sequence GTGATCAACGAGATCCTGGACGACCTGCGCGCGGAGAGCGCCGTGCTGGACGACCTGGTCGCTCCGCTGGACGACTGGTCCGCGCCGACCCCGGCCGCCGGCTGGACCGTCGCGCACCAGATCAGCCACCTGCGCTGGACCGACCGGATCGCGGTGCTGGCCGCGACCGACCCCGACGCGTTCGCTGAACGCCTCAAGACCGCGTCGCCGGACCTGGTGGACGTGGGCGCGGCCGAACCGGTCACGCTCGCCGAGTGGCGGGCTTCGCGGGTCGCGCTGGAGGAGGCGCTGCTGGGGGTGCCCGCCGGCGGCAAGGTGCCGTGGTTCGGGCCGCCGATGAGCCCGGCGTCGATGGCGACCGCGCGGCTGATGGAGACCTGGGCGCACGGCCAGGACGTGGCCGACGCGCTCGGCGTGGTCCGCGAGCCGACCGCGCGGCTCAAGCACGTGGCGCACATCGCGGTGCGCGCGTTCGGCTATGCCTTCCTGGTCAACGGTATGTCCGCGCCGCAGGAACCGGTGCGGGTGCAGCTCACCGGACCCGGCGGCGAGGTGTGGGCGTGGGGGCCGGAGGACGCGGAGAACCGGATCACCGGTCCGGCGTTGGACTTCTGCCTGCTCGCCACGCGCCGCCGGCACCGCGACGACCTGGCCGTGACGGCGGTCGGTGACGTGGCGCGGGCGTGGCTGCCGATCGCGCAGGCGTTCGCCGGCCCACCCGGGTCCGGCCGGGAGAAGGAGTCGTCGTGA
- a CDS encoding acyl-CoA dehydrogenase family protein: MSVFETPERNQLRATVRRFVEREVVPHLADWERAGELPHELHRRAAAIGLLGIGFPEHVGGAGDLLDTVVATEELIQAGGSSGLVAGLLTHGIALPHIVDAGGADLVDRFVRPTLDGELIGALAVTEPGGGSDVAALRTTARREGDHYVVNGGKTFITSGARADFVTTAVRTGGPGHQGVSLLVVEKGTPGFGVDRRLEKMGWHCSDTAELSFVDARVPVANLVGEENGGFGLIMRQFQVERISLAVQAYATAQRCLDLATGYARQRETFGRPLMSRQVVRHKLVEMAQRIDLARVYTREVAVRIAAGEECVAQVCFAKNFAVETCSFVVDAAVQLHGGAGYMRDSEVERHYRDARILGIGGGATEVMVELAAKRLGYTA; this comes from the coding sequence GTGAGCGTGTTCGAGACGCCCGAGAGGAACCAGCTCCGGGCGACCGTGCGCAGATTCGTGGAGCGGGAAGTCGTTCCACACCTAGCGGACTGGGAACGGGCCGGTGAGCTGCCGCACGAGCTGCACCGCAGGGCGGCGGCGATCGGATTGCTGGGCATCGGGTTCCCGGAGCACGTCGGCGGCGCGGGTGACCTGCTGGACACCGTGGTGGCGACCGAGGAGCTGATCCAGGCGGGCGGGTCGTCCGGTCTGGTCGCCGGGCTGCTCACGCACGGCATCGCGTTGCCGCACATCGTGGACGCCGGCGGCGCCGATCTGGTCGACCGGTTCGTGCGGCCGACGCTGGACGGCGAGCTGATCGGGGCGTTGGCGGTCACCGAACCCGGCGGCGGGTCGGACGTGGCCGCGTTGCGCACCACCGCCCGCCGTGAAGGCGACCACTACGTCGTCAACGGTGGCAAGACGTTCATCACCTCCGGTGCCCGCGCGGACTTCGTGACCACGGCGGTGCGCACCGGTGGGCCCGGCCACCAGGGCGTGAGCCTGCTGGTGGTGGAGAAGGGCACGCCCGGCTTCGGCGTGGACCGCCGGCTGGAGAAGATGGGCTGGCACTGCTCGGACACCGCTGAGCTGTCCTTTGTGGACGCACGGGTGCCGGTGGCGAACCTGGTCGGCGAGGAGAACGGCGGGTTCGGGCTGATCATGCGGCAGTTCCAGGTCGAGCGGATCTCGTTGGCCGTGCAGGCCTACGCCACGGCGCAGCGCTGCCTGGACCTGGCGACCGGCTACGCACGGCAGCGGGAGACGTTCGGTCGGCCGCTGATGAGCCGCCAAGTGGTGCGGCACAAGCTGGTCGAGATGGCGCAGCGGATCGACCTCGCCCGCGTCTACACCCGTGAGGTCGCGGTGCGGATCGCGGCGGGCGAGGAGTGCGTGGCGCAGGTGTGCTTCGCCAAGAACTTCGCCGTGGAAACGTGCTCGTTCGTGGTCGACGCGGCCGTCCAGCTGCACGGCGGCGCGGGCTACATGCGGGACAGCGAAGTGGAACGGCACTACCGGGACGCCCGCATCCTGGGCATCGGCGGCGGGGCGACCGAGGTGATGGTGGAGCTGGCCGCCAAGCGATTGGGGTACACCGCATGA
- a CDS encoding acyl-CoA carboxylase subunit beta: MTTLGTGLDSRTAEYRANREALLGKLAELDAEQAKALAGGGPKYTERHHKRGKLLARERIELLVDQDGPFLELSPLAAWGTEFPVGASVVTGIGVVEGVECLIVANDPTVRGGASNPWTLRKTFRANDIAMQNRLPVISLVESGGADLPSQSEIFIPGGRAFRDLTRLSAAGIPTISTVFGNATAGGAYVPGMSDYTVMVDGRSKVFLGGPPLVKMATGEESDDESLGGARMHGSTSGLADYVATDEVDAIRLTRRIVARLNWRKLGPAAQAVEDPLHDEEELLGLVPTDPRIPFDPREVLARLVDGSRFDEFKPDYGTSLVTGWADLHGYPIGILANARGVLFSEEAQKATQFIQLANAKDTPLLFLQNTTGYMVGAQYEQGGIIKHGAMMINAVSNSKVPHLTVVMGASYGAGNYGMCGRAYDPRFLFTWPNAKSAVMGPVQLAGVLSIVARQAAAAKGQDYDEEHDAAMRQVVEGQIEQQSLAAFLSGRLYDDGVIDPRDTRTVLGLCLSAIHSGQIKGAEGYGVFRM; encoded by the coding sequence ATGACCACGTTGGGCACCGGGCTGGACAGCCGGACGGCCGAGTACCGCGCGAACCGCGAGGCGCTGCTGGGCAAGCTGGCGGAGCTGGACGCCGAGCAGGCCAAGGCGCTGGCGGGTGGCGGCCCGAAGTACACCGAGCGGCACCACAAGCGCGGCAAGCTCCTGGCGCGCGAACGGATCGAGCTGCTCGTCGACCAGGACGGCCCGTTCCTGGAGCTGTCGCCGCTGGCCGCGTGGGGCACGGAATTCCCGGTCGGCGCGAGCGTGGTGACCGGGATCGGCGTGGTCGAGGGCGTCGAGTGCCTGATCGTCGCGAACGACCCGACCGTGCGCGGCGGCGCGTCCAACCCGTGGACGTTGCGCAAGACGTTCCGCGCCAACGACATCGCGATGCAGAACCGGCTCCCGGTGATCAGCCTGGTCGAGTCCGGCGGCGCGGACCTGCCCAGCCAGAGCGAGATCTTCATCCCCGGCGGACGGGCGTTCCGCGACCTGACCCGGCTGTCCGCCGCGGGAATCCCGACCATCAGCACGGTGTTCGGCAACGCCACGGCCGGCGGCGCGTACGTGCCGGGCATGTCGGACTACACGGTGATGGTCGACGGGCGCTCCAAGGTGTTCCTCGGCGGGCCGCCGCTGGTGAAGATGGCGACCGGCGAGGAGTCCGACGACGAGTCGCTGGGCGGCGCGCGGATGCACGGGTCGACCTCGGGCCTCGCCGACTACGTGGCCACCGACGAGGTCGACGCGATCCGGCTGACCCGGCGGATCGTCGCCCGGCTGAACTGGCGCAAGCTCGGACCGGCGGCCCAGGCCGTGGAGGATCCGCTGCACGACGAGGAGGAGCTGCTCGGGCTGGTGCCGACCGACCCGCGGATCCCGTTCGACCCCAGGGAAGTCCTCGCCCGGCTCGTGGACGGCTCGCGGTTCGACGAGTTCAAGCCCGACTACGGCACGAGCCTGGTCACCGGCTGGGCCGACCTGCACGGCTACCCGATCGGGATCCTGGCCAACGCGCGCGGTGTCCTGTTCAGCGAGGAAGCGCAGAAGGCCACCCAGTTCATCCAGCTCGCCAACGCCAAGGACACCCCGCTGCTGTTCCTCCAGAACACCACCGGGTACATGGTCGGCGCGCAGTACGAACAGGGCGGGATCATCAAGCACGGCGCGATGATGATCAACGCGGTGTCCAACAGCAAGGTCCCGCACCTGACCGTGGTCATGGGCGCGTCCTACGGCGCGGGCAACTACGGCATGTGCGGTCGAGCCTACGACCCCCGTTTCCTGTTCACCTGGCCCAACGCCAAGTCCGCGGTCATGGGGCCGGTCCAGTTGGCCGGCGTGCTGTCGATCGTGGCACGGCAGGCCGCCGCCGCGAAGGGCCAGGACTACGACGAGGAGCACGACGCGGCCATGCGGCAGGTGGTCGAGGGCCAGATCGAGCAGCAGTCCCTGGCCGCGTTCCTGTCCGGCCGGCTCTACGACGACGGCGTGATCGACCCGCGCGACACCCGCACCGTGCTCGGCCTGTGCCTGTCGGCGATCCACAGTGGACAGATCAAGGGCGCCGAGGGCTACGGCGTCTTCCGGATGTGA
- a CDS encoding acetyl/propionyl/methylcrotonyl-CoA carboxylase subunit alpha, with amino-acid sequence MIEKLLIANRAEIARRIARTCRELGIGTVAVFSDPDADAPHVREADAAVRLPGATPAETYLRIDALVDAAKAAGADAVHPGYGFLSENADFARAVVAAGLTWVGPDPAAIEAMGSKVAAKKRMADAGVPVLPEFDPESGLRLGEGLGSAEGAGVGKGVKSFPLLVKASAGGGGRGMRVVRSADELAGQVAAARREAEAAFGDGTVFCEPLLENARHVEVQVLADAHGTVWVLGERECSVQRRHQKIIEETPSPAVGPEARQRLFDAATKAALAIGYVGAGTVEFLFIDDQEFHFLEVNTRLQVEHPVTEEVFGVDLVAWQLAIAEGERLPATPPEPRGHAVEARLYAEDPAHDWRPSTGVLHRFHVPDGVRTDSGVEDGSRVGVHYDPMLAKVIAWAPTRKGAIRKLAGALDRSDVHGLVTNRELLVRVLRHPAFGAGATHTGFLEQHGLTEPPVVDVRPAALAAALALAEIRRTNLPLGWRNLPSQPQKTVFEFNGETVEVTYRYTRRGVVADPGVHVVSASRSEVVLERDGVRRALRVAVHGDLVVADGVALRVRPRFPVPVAKIAEGATAAPMPGTVVRVAVVPGQVVEAGAELLVLEAMKMEHRVLASVGGVVAEVRVSAGEQVDAGDVLAVVEAGGGAVDGGAAAGLAGGAGAGGAGEGP; translated from the coding sequence ATGATCGAGAAGCTGTTGATCGCCAACCGGGCGGAGATCGCCCGCCGGATCGCCCGCACCTGCCGCGAACTGGGCATCGGCACGGTCGCGGTGTTCTCCGACCCGGACGCGGACGCGCCGCACGTGCGCGAGGCCGACGCCGCGGTCCGGCTGCCGGGCGCGACCCCCGCCGAGACCTACCTGCGGATCGACGCCCTGGTCGACGCGGCCAAGGCGGCGGGCGCGGACGCGGTGCACCCCGGCTACGGGTTCCTCTCGGAGAACGCGGACTTCGCCCGTGCGGTGGTCGCCGCCGGTCTGACCTGGGTGGGGCCGGACCCGGCCGCCATCGAGGCGATGGGGTCGAAGGTCGCGGCGAAGAAGCGGATGGCGGACGCCGGTGTGCCGGTGCTGCCGGAGTTCGATCCGGAGTCGGGGCTGCGGTTGGGCGAGGGGCTGGGGTCGGCCGAGGGGGCGGGTGTTGGGAAGGGGGTGAAGTCCTTCCCGTTGCTGGTCAAGGCATCTGCGGGCGGCGGCGGCCGTGGGATGCGGGTGGTGCGTTCGGCGGATGAGCTGGCGGGCCAGGTGGCCGCGGCACGTCGGGAAGCCGAAGCCGCGTTCGGCGACGGCACTGTGTTCTGCGAACCCCTGCTGGAGAACGCCCGGCACGTGGAGGTGCAGGTGCTCGCCGACGCCCACGGAACGGTGTGGGTTCTGGGCGAACGGGAGTGCTCCGTCCAGCGCAGGCACCAGAAGATCATCGAGGAGACGCCCAGCCCGGCGGTCGGACCCGAAGCGCGCCAACGGTTGTTCGACGCGGCCACGAAGGCGGCGCTGGCCATCGGGTACGTCGGCGCGGGCACCGTGGAATTCCTCTTCATCGATGACCAGGAGTTCCACTTCTTGGAGGTCAACACCCGGTTGCAGGTCGAACACCCGGTGACCGAGGAGGTCTTCGGCGTCGACCTGGTGGCCTGGCAGCTCGCGATCGCCGAGGGCGAGCGGCTGCCGGCCACCCCGCCCGAGCCGCGCGGCCACGCTGTGGAAGCCCGCCTCTATGCGGAAGACCCGGCGCACGACTGGCGCCCCTCGACCGGTGTGCTGCACCGGTTCCACGTGCCGGATGGCGTAAGAACCGACAGCGGGGTGGAGGACGGCAGCAGGGTCGGTGTGCACTACGACCCCATGCTGGCCAAGGTCATCGCGTGGGCACCGACCCGCAAGGGCGCGATTCGCAAACTGGCCGGCGCTTTGGACCGGTCGGACGTGCACGGGTTGGTCACCAACCGGGAACTTCTGGTGCGGGTGTTGCGCCATCCGGCCTTCGGGGCGGGGGCCACCCACACCGGGTTCCTGGAGCAGCACGGACTCACCGAACCCCCGGTGGTGGACGTTCGACCGGCCGCACTGGCGGCGGCGTTGGCCTTGGCGGAAATTCGTCGGACGAACCTACCGCTGGGGTGGCGGAATCTTCCGTCGCAACCCCAGAAAACAGTGTTCGAATTCAACGGTGAAACCGTGGAAGTGACCTACCGGTACACCCGGCGCGGGGTCGTGGCCGATCCCGGGGTGCACGTGGTATCGGCGTCACGCAGCGAAGTCGTCCTGGAGCGGGACGGGGTGCGGCGGGCGTTGCGGGTGGCCGTGCACGGGGACCTGGTGGTCGCCGACGGCGTCGCGCTGCGGGTGCGGCCCCGGTTCCCCGTGCCGGTCGCCAAGATCGCCGAGGGCGCGACCGCGGCACCGATGCCGGGCACGGTCGTGCGGGTGGCCGTGGTGCCCGGTCAGGTCGTCGAAGCGGGGGCGGAGCTGCTCGTGCTGGAGGCAATGAAGATGGAGCACCGGGTGCTCGCCTCGGTCGGCGGTGTGGTCGCCGAAGTCCGCGTAAGTGCGGGGGAGCAGGTCGACGCGGGGGACGTGCTGGCCGTGGTCGAAGCCGGCGGTGGCGCGGTCGATGGGGGTGCTGCTGCCGGCTTGGCGGGTGGTGCGGGAGCGGGTGGTGCGGGCGAAGGCCCGTAG
- a CDS encoding acyl-CoA dehydrogenase family protein — translation MDFVESDERRALRKAVADFASGYGHEYFVAKARAGEKTDELWAAAGELGYLGVAVPAEYGGGGGGIGDLAAVCEELAAAGCPMLLMVVSPAICATVIARYGTAEQKRRWLPGFADGTTKMAFAITEPDAGSNSHKLATAIRRDGDDWVLSGGKYYISGVDEVAAVLVVARHVDSAGQRLMPSLMIVPTDAPGFTYQHIPMEVVSPEKQFTCFFDDVRLPPDALVGAEDAGLAQLFAGLNPERIMAASFATGMARRALDQATDYARTRAVWGTPIGAHQGIAHPLAQCAIQVELARLMTQKAAALYDAGEDRAAGEAANMAKYAAGEAVAAAVDQAIQVHGGNGLSAEYGLGALLAASRLSRIAPVSREMILNFVAQHTLGLPRSY, via the coding sequence GTGGACTTCGTGGAGAGTGACGAGCGGCGGGCGCTGCGCAAGGCGGTCGCGGACTTCGCGAGCGGGTACGGGCACGAGTACTTCGTGGCCAAGGCGCGGGCGGGGGAGAAGACCGACGAGCTGTGGGCGGCGGCCGGGGAGCTGGGCTACCTGGGCGTGGCCGTGCCGGCGGAGTACGGCGGCGGTGGCGGCGGCATCGGTGACCTGGCGGCGGTGTGCGAGGAGTTGGCGGCGGCGGGGTGCCCGATGCTGCTGATGGTGGTCTCGCCGGCCATCTGCGCCACGGTGATCGCCCGCTACGGCACGGCGGAGCAGAAGCGGCGGTGGTTGCCCGGGTTCGCCGACGGCACCACGAAGATGGCGTTCGCGATCACCGAGCCGGACGCCGGGTCCAACTCCCACAAGCTGGCCACGGCCATCCGCCGCGACGGCGACGACTGGGTGCTGTCGGGCGGCAAGTACTACATCTCCGGGGTGGACGAGGTGGCGGCGGTGCTGGTGGTGGCCCGGCACGTCGACTCGGCGGGTCAGCGGCTGATGCCGTCGCTGATGATCGTGCCGACCGACGCGCCCGGCTTCACCTACCAGCACATCCCGATGGAGGTCGTGTCGCCGGAGAAGCAGTTCACCTGCTTCTTCGACGATGTCCGCCTGCCACCGGACGCGCTGGTAGGGGCCGAGGACGCCGGGTTGGCCCAGCTGTTCGCGGGGCTCAACCCGGAACGGATCATGGCGGCCTCCTTCGCCACCGGGATGGCCCGCCGCGCCTTGGACCAGGCGACCGACTACGCCCGCACCCGTGCGGTGTGGGGCACGCCGATCGGTGCGCACCAGGGCATCGCGCACCCGTTGGCGCAGTGCGCGATCCAGGTCGAGCTCGCTCGGCTGATGACCCAGAAGGCCGCGGCTCTCTACGACGCTGGAGAAGACCGGGCTGCGGGTGAGGCGGCCAACATGGCCAAGTATGCGGCGGGTGAGGCGGTGGCGGCGGCGGTGGACCAGGCCATCCAGGTGCACGGCGGGAACGGGCTTTCGGCCGAGTACGGACTCGGTGCCCTGCTCGCCGCGTCCCGGTTGTCCCGGATCGCTCCGGTCAGCCGCGAGATGATCCTGAACTTCGTTGCGCAGCACACCCTCGGGCTGCCGCGGTCCTACTGA